The sequence CTCGTCGAACGCGTGAACGACGAGCGAGACGACGCCCCCCGCGAACTGTTCGTGATGCGCCCCGCCGACGGGCAGTTCGTCGTCGTCTACATCGTCTTCGAGAAGGAGGGAATGCTGGCGAACACGGTCCGAGAGACGTACGACCGTCCGCGAGAGTAGCGTCGTCGCCCCGGAAGAGAGAACCGAACGGCGTTACGGCTCTACCGTTTCGAGCCTCGGGAAGTTGTCTATCGTCTCCGCGCGGAACGCCTCCTCGTCGAACTCGTAGTCGTCACCGAGGAACTCCACGACGCGCTTGGCGTCGCTCATCGCGTTCTTCAGACAGGTCGACGCGCCGGGCGACGGCGTGATGTTGAAGATGATGTTGTCGCCGCTTATCGTGGCCTCGCCCATGTCGAGCGCCTTCGCGTCCGTGTCGACGATCTGGGGCCGGACGCCGCCGTAACCCTTCGCGCGTTCGATGTCGTCGAGTTCCGCCGACGGGACGACTTTCTGCACGTTCGGCAGGAACGCCCGTTTCCCGACTTCCGGGAGGTCGTACACGAGGTTCCGGAGGACGTACGGGAGGAGGATGCGGTCCGAGAGGATGTTGGCGTAACTGAGGAAGGAGTCCGCGTTCAGTCCGAAGACGTCGAAGAAGTCGCCGACCGTCGAGATGCGGCCGCGTTCGAGCGCCGGGACGAGCTTCGCCGTCGGACCGAATCGCGTGATGGAGTCGTCGTGGACGTCGGCGTCGCCGTGGACCGCCGCGAACGGGAGTTTCTTCATCTGCAGCGTGTACACCTTCCCGTTCAGCAGGTCGTCGGCGAGGAAGAAGCTCCCCGCGACGGGCAGCAGCGACATGTTCTCGCCGTAACCCATCTCCTTGGCGATCTGGAGGCTGTGAGAGCCTGCGGCGACGACGACGGCGTCCGAGCGGAAACGTCCGGCGTCGGTCTCGACGCTGAAGCCGGTGCCGCGGTCGACGAGGTTCGTCACCTTCGTTCCGGTGTACACGTCGACCCCGTCGCGGTCTTCGGTCTGCCGGACGAACGACGCCGACGTCTCGCCGTAGTCGACGACGTAGCCGTCGGGCGTCTGCAGTGCCAACAGGCGCTCGTCGGGGTCTCTCCCCTCGACGACGTTCGGTTCGAGTTCCTCGATCTCGTCGCGCTCGATGGCGCGGAGTTTCGGGAACAGGTCGCCGAACCCTTCGTCCTCGTAGCGCGTCTCCAGTTTTCGGGTCTCCTCGTCGCCGACTGCCAACACCATCTTGCTCCGCTTGCTGTGCATCTCCCGGTCGGGGTCGACGTTCTCGAGGTAACCCGCCAGCAACTCCGCGCCCTCTTTGACCTCTTCGGCCTTTTCGAGGGTGTAGTTCGTCTCGATATCTCCGAAGTGAAGCGTCTGCGAGTTGTTCGTGTGGTGGGAGTTGACCGCCGCGATTTCGTCCTCTTTCTCGAACAGCGCGACGCTCTCTATGTCGGTGAAGTTCGACACCGCGTAGAGCAACGACGCCCCGCTGATTCCGCCGCCGACGATGATCAGATCGTAGTTCTCAGGCATAGGTAGCTGTGATACTCGGTCTCGTGTCGGTACGTCGTCTCCCGGTGGTTAACTCACTTTTCATCCGCGAATATCTCGCCGTCGAGGTAGTGGTTCGGAGGCGCAGGTACGACCCGGACAGAAGGCGGATGGGCCCTGCCGGAACACCTCGATACGCTTCCTTACGAGATTGTGAATTGAACATCATGGCTATCACTCTGTCAAATACTTGCGCCGCTGCTCGGCCTTCTGGCGCTCCGAACGCCGATCATAATGCTTGTCGAGAATCTGTGCCGACGCGTTCAACCGATCACCCACCACCTCACGCGGCACGTTATTCAACCGATACGCCGTCACCCGGCCACTCCGAACATCGTGCGGACTCCGAGAAGACGGGCACTTGCACGCCTTCAGATAATACGTCGCCTCGCACTCGTCCGGATCACGGTCGTGCGGACACTCCTCGCCGTACCAGCACGGTCGGGTCACACAGTACATCGAATCTCGAATCGTCGACACCGACGCCCGACCCCGTTGAGTCGAAATCAACGGTTTGCGGCCGTGGTCGTCCATCTTGTCGATACGTGGGCCGTCGATGTACTCCTGAACCACGTGTGCGACGAAATCCGAGAGACTGTTCCACCGCTCGCCCTTCTCGGCGTTCTTCAGCGGCGTATCCGTCTCCGGACGGTGATTGAACTTCAGTGCCGGACCCTTCCCGTTCGTCCGACTGCCGTCCAAGTCGAGATCCCTCAGGTCGACTCCACGGAGCGCGCCGACTCGACACCCCGTGTGCCACAAGAGCAGGAGCGCGACATGGTTGCGAGAGGCGAAGTGATATCGCTCCAGGTAATCCAGAATCGTGGTCACCCGAGCCACTTCGAGCGTCGTATCGCTCACCGATTCGGCGTCACTCACCGCCGGGAGCGGAACCTGAGTGAACAACTCCTCGTCAACGGCGTCGATGTCCGCGCAGAAGCGGAGGAACGCCCGGAGCGTTGCGAGGTCGCCGTAGTTCCCCTCGCGCCGCCACACTCGATAGGCGTAGAGATCTCTCCCAGACAGCTCGTTTAGATTCTCGATTCCTTCTTCCTCACACCAGGCGACGAACGCTCTGAGTCGGTAGCGATGACCCCGAAGCGTTTGCTCAGTGATCTCGTCGCGTCGAGCGTCGAGATAGAGCTTCAGTGCCCTTCCCGGATCGAGGGGTTGGAGGTTGCCGCTCATGCGGAAACACCTCCGACGGTGCGACTACTTTCGTTCCGTCCGCTATGCTTACAAAGGGGGTTTTCGTATGCTGGCATGGCTTCCTTTTGGGAGCCGCGGTCGCCCACGAGTGCGCTGGTCCTGGAAGATTTAGCGCGCTCGTGATGGACCGCTGGCGTGTCGAGCAATTCTGATGGTTTTGCTATAAAGCTCAGCCATGGGTGCAGAGTGAAACTGACCGTATCGGCGAAAGTGAAACTCATGGACCCAAGAACACCTTCAAGTGTTCGAGGCAGGCGAGGTCTCCCGGCAACGTCGAGCAGGCCGGGCAGGCGATAAGCGAATCGTCCGCTTTTGAGAGGGGTTCAAGACCCCTCGGAGTTTGCGTATACATGCTTCCGTACTGTGTTTACGGGAGCTATCGCGGACCCGGTGTCACTACCACCGGTCCGCTGCTTTCTACTGGACCTGATGACAGTCAGATCCGCGTTTAGCTTCCGTCACCCACAGGGTTGTAGGTCGGTTACTTAAGTCTTACCTACAATACTGTACGAATTAGATGCAGATTAACACGTATTTGGGATAGATGAAAATAGTAATACAACTCGGATGCAGTGTCGTAACATATGCGTGCACCGCTGGCTTCGTGGATGACACCAGCGGACCGTGCCATTCTCGAGCGATTGAGAAACGAAGGGAATAGGGAGTTAGTATTGACTCCTGCGCTAATCGCTGAAAACACAGACTACGCTCGTACGACTGTAAGGGAGCATATTATATTACTTCAGAAAAAGAGTCTTGTAGAATACTATGACGAGTCCAGGGGTATTTACCAACTTTCCAACAGAGGACGAGCTTGGCTTGAAGGAGATATAGACACTTCAAGGATTGAGAGTACAGAAGATTAAGCAATTTCAAGAATTGTCGACGGGGTTAATAACATAGAGCCTAATCTGGGATTTTCTGTACATTCTCTGAAGACCGAAGAACTCAAGCAACTTGCCTGTTGGTTTCTAACTAAGATTATGACCCATATTGACTATCTCCGTGTGAGTGGATTTAAGGCGGTGGAGTATTTGGAGTTTGAACCCAGTGAAATCAATCTGATAACTGGGAGAAACAATATGGGGAAAACATCTTTTTTGCAATCGGCCGATTTAGTTTTTAATCCGTCAAACATCACCCGTTTCTCAAAACATCTCGACAAAATAGTCCATGAAAATAGTGATTCTGCTTCAATAGAAAGTCGTTTTTCCCGGAGGCAACAAACTCTAGATGAATTTTCGCTTAAGGATGGAAAAAGAGGGAAACATAGAGAACTCGGCTTGAGAGAACCAACTGAAAATGAGGTTGTCCGAAGCTTTTCTAAAACTGTTGAAGAAGTACTACAGTTAAACGAACAGTATCCTGTTAGGATAAGCAACTCAATCATGGAAAGAATGGGAATTGAAGACCGGGACACCTTCAGCGAAACTCTTCAAGATATATTACATGAAAGTGTTACTGAGATTTCTGAAGAATTGATTTTGTCCAATATGAGCAAAGATTTGATTATCGTAGAAATCGAGGGAGATACCTATCCCTACATACATTTGGGTAGTGGTTTTGACCGACTTAGAAGTATAATCATAAACCATTCCGTCAAGAAGTTGCAAAATCAGTTTAATATTGATTCAGAAGAGAGGGGGGAATCAAATAGACAGAGGTATACTAATCTACATTATTCATTCCGGGGATTCCTTACACCACGGTTCGGCGGAGATCGGTTTGTGGGCGAAGACCCTCCAAAGATAGATGGTATAAACCTAATTTCCAACCCTATTGCAGATCCAGAAAAGCTTGACCTTAGCCAAGAGAATGCTGCGGTTCGAACTAGCGATATCGAGGACTACTTAAAGGAAAGCGGGATCGTAGAGAATCTTGAAGACTTTGCGTTCGATCGTTTAGTCTTCAAAGAAGATTCAGAGAAAGGAGAGATCCCGTACGACTTTATGGGTGACGGCTTCAAAACAATTGTAGGAATTCTTTGGGAACTCTTTGACGAACAGAAGCAGGGAGATGTTCTGCTCCTTGAAGAGCCTGATGTTCATATGCATCCAGGATATGTAGAAAACCTCATTAGACAGCTGATAGAGATAAACCAAGAGAAAGATATTCAGTTATTTATTACTACACATAACATAGACATGATTGAAGGGTTTTTCTCACCTTCACTAAATAGGACTCATGGAGACTATTTGGAAGAAAATTTCCGGTTATTGCAGTTATCTGGTTCTGTCCCTAAATCCCTAAGCTATCAGCAATCCAAAGATGAAGTTGAGCAA is a genomic window of Haloprofundus halophilus containing:
- a CDS encoding FAD-dependent oxidoreductase — protein: MPENYDLIIVGGGISGASLLYAVSNFTDIESVALFEKEDEIAAVNSHHTNNSQTLHFGDIETNYTLEKAEEVKEGAELLAGYLENVDPDREMHSKRSKMVLAVGDEETRKLETRYEDEGFGDLFPKLRAIERDEIEELEPNVVEGRDPDERLLALQTPDGYVVDYGETSASFVRQTEDRDGVDVYTGTKVTNLVDRGTGFSVETDAGRFRSDAVVVAAGSHSLQIAKEMGYGENMSLLPVAGSFFLADDLLNGKVYTLQMKKLPFAAVHGDADVHDDSITRFGPTAKLVPALERGRISTVGDFFDVFGLNADSFLSYANILSDRILLPYVLRNLVYDLPEVGKRAFLPNVQKVVPSAELDDIERAKGYGGVRPQIVDTDAKALDMGEATISGDNIIFNITPSPGASTCLKNAMSDAKRVVEFLGDDYEFDEEAFRAETIDNFPRLETVEP
- a CDS encoding tyrosine-type recombinase/integrase; amino-acid sequence: MSGNLQPLDPGRALKLYLDARRDEITEQTLRGHRYRLRAFVAWCEEEGIENLNELSGRDLYAYRVWRREGNYGDLATLRAFLRFCADIDAVDEELFTQVPLPAVSDAESVSDTTLEVARVTTILDYLERYHFASRNHVALLLLWHTGCRVGALRGVDLRDLDLDGSRTNGKGPALKFNHRPETDTPLKNAEKGERWNSLSDFVAHVVQEYIDGPRIDKMDDHGRKPLISTQRGRASVSTIRDSMYCVTRPCWYGEECPHDRDPDECEATYYLKACKCPSSRSPHDVRSGRVTAYRLNNVPREVVGDRLNASAQILDKHYDRRSERQKAEQRRKYLTE
- a CDS encoding ATP-binding protein, with the translated sequence MTHIDYLRVSGFKAVEYLEFEPSEINLITGRNNMGKTSFLQSADLVFNPSNITRFSKHLDKIVHENSDSASIESRFSRRQQTLDEFSLKDGKRGKHRELGLREPTENEVVRSFSKTVEEVLQLNEQYPVRISNSIMERMGIEDRDTFSETLQDILHESVTEISEELILSNMSKDLIIVEIEGDTYPYIHLGSGFDRLRSIIINHSVKKLQNQFNIDSEERGESNRQRYTNLHYSFRGFLTPRFGGDRFVGEDPPKIDGINLISNPIADPEKLDLSQENAAVRTSDIEDYLKESGIVENLEDFAFDRLVFKEDSEKGEIPYDFMGDGFKTIVGILWELFDEQKQGDVLLLEEPDVHMHPGYVENLIRQLIEINQEKDIQLFITTHNIDMIEGFFSPSLNRTHGDYLEENFRLLQLSGSVPKSLSYQQSKDEVEQVGSDLRGI